In one Arachis duranensis cultivar V14167 chromosome 9, aradu.V14167.gnm2.J7QH, whole genome shotgun sequence genomic region, the following are encoded:
- the LOC107465025 gene encoding uncharacterized protein LOC107465025: MFSYHRSIESIYSLELCVCLQDVGGSFFGSNNVVQLGNFGAANMMPFQEIVRAPSPKFNAFVTHGQTAGNHCPRPPPSNRVAFPKGIVGGLADTSDEDEIEDDSGEEPEEVPETQPVYRERDLPSRVGSVGGSSGTPGHYLSLNLGAMGSTTAEDTPSNYTLSGEMELEVGLKFLNRETAMLAVKNYNIRRSAEYKIVKSDQARYVCRCKQFGDQCRWSVRVAKTRASRFWVIRKYKGPHSCLASSMSQYHAQLDSDVICRHIYPMVQVDATICIKVLQGSVESSYGYNVYYKKVWHAKQKAIAKIYGDWDESYDQLKRYFNALQTFIPGNLTN, translated from the coding sequence ATGTTTTCTTATCATCGGAGCATTGAAAGTATCTACTCCTTGGAGCTATGTGTGTGTCTCCAAGATGTTGGTGGAAGCTTCTTTGGTTCCAATAACGTGGTGCAACTTGGAAATTTTGGTGCCGCTAATATGATGCCGTTCCAGGAGATTGTTAGAGCTCCGAGTCCTAAATTCAACGCCTTTGTCACGCACGGACAAACTGCAGGAAATCATTGTCCACGTCCTCCCCCTTCTAACCGAGTTGCATTCCCAAAAGGTATTGTTGGTGGGTTGGCAGACACTTCCGATGAAGATGAGATCGAAGATGATAGTGGTGAAGAACCAGAAGAGGTTCCTGAAACCCAACCCGTTTACCGCGAGAGGGATCTTCCGAGTCGTGTTGGATCGGTTGGTGGATCAAGCGGTACTCCAGGCCATTATTTGTCTCTAAATCTTGGTGCAATGGGTTCGACCACCGCTGAAGACACACCGAGCAACTATACTTTGTCCGGTGAGATGGAGCTGGAGGTAGGTCTAAAATTTCTCAATAGAGAAACTGCTATGCTTGCCGTAAAGAACTATAATATTCGTAGAAGTGCAGAATACAAGATTGTAAAGTCCGATCAAGCTAGGTATGTTTGTCGATGCAAGCAGTTTGGGGACCAATGCCGTTGGTCGGTTCGAGTTGCAAAGACAAGGGCCTCCAGATTTTGGGTGATTCGAAAATATAAAGGGCCTCACAGTTGTTTGGCAAGCTCGATGTCGCAATATCATGCTCAACTTGATAGCGATGTCATCTGTCGCCATATATATCCCATGGTACAAGTAGATGCAACTATTTGCATAAAGGTGCTGCAAGGTTCAGTCGAGTCATCATATGGGTACAATGTTTATTACAAGAAGGTTTGGCATGCAAAGCAGAAGGCAATTGCGAAAATTTATGGTGATTGGGATGAGTCATACGACCAGCTGAAAAGATATTTCAATGCACTGCAAACTTTCATTCCAGGTAACCTTACCAATTGA